A genomic region of Sporolituus thermophilus DSM 23256 contains the following coding sequences:
- the rpsC gene encoding 30S ribosomal protein S3 — MGQKVNPHGLRIGIIKTWDAKWYADKDYAKLLHEDIKIRDFIKEKLYTAGVSRVEIERAANRVKATIHTAKPGMVIGRGGAGIEELKQQLRKLVGRNIDINIAEIKQPELDATLVAENIAAQLERRIAFRRAMKQAVTRTMRMGAKGIKVMVSGRLGGAEIARTEQYREGSIPLHTLRADIDYGTAEAHTTYGRIGVKVWIYKGEVLPEAKKPAAVTEGSEK, encoded by the coding sequence GTGGGTCAAAAAGTTAACCCCCATGGTCTTCGCATCGGTATTATCAAGACCTGGGACGCTAAATGGTATGCTGACAAAGATTATGCAAAACTGCTGCATGAAGATATTAAAATCCGTGATTTCATAAAAGAAAAACTGTATACGGCGGGCGTTTCCCGCGTCGAAATAGAGCGGGCTGCTAACCGGGTGAAAGCCACCATCCACACCGCCAAGCCCGGTATGGTTATCGGCCGCGGCGGCGCCGGCATCGAAGAGCTGAAGCAGCAGCTACGTAAACTTGTGGGACGGAATATCGATATCAACATCGCGGAAATAAAGCAGCCTGAGCTGGATGCCACTTTGGTAGCGGAAAACATTGCCGCCCAGCTTGAGCGGCGCATCGCGTTCCGCCGGGCGATGAAGCAGGCGGTAACCCGCACGATGCGCATGGGCGCCAAGGGTATCAAAGTTATGGTTAGCGGTCGTTTAGGCGGCGCCGAGATTGCCCGGACGGAGCAATACCGTGAAGGCAGCATCCCGCTGCATACCCTGCGCGCCGACATTGACTATGGAACGGCTGAGGCACACACCACCTATGGCCGCATTGGCGTTAAAGTGTGGATTTACAAAGGTGAGGTGCTGCCGGAGGCGAAGAAGCCCGCTGCCGTAACGGAAGGGAGCGAGAAATAA
- the rpmC gene encoding 50S ribosomal protein L29, with protein MKAKDIREMSSAELDQKLSSLKDELFNLRFQLATGQLENPMRIREVKKTIARIKTIQRERELKAKEA; from the coding sequence ATGAAGGCTAAAGACATCCGCGAAATGAGCTCGGCCGAGCTCGACCAAAAACTCAGCAGCCTGAAGGATGAGCTTTTTAACTTGCGGTTCCAGCTCGCTACCGGCCAGCTGGAAAACCCGATGCGCATCCGTGAAGTAAAGAAAACCATCGCCCGCATCAAAACCATTCAGCGCGAACGCGAACTCAAGGCGAAAGAGGCTTAA
- the rplX gene encoding 50S ribosomal protein L24, producing MQPKLHVKKGDTVIVLSGKDKGKKGKVIEALPKKGKVVVEGVNKVKRHTKPSQKMPQGGILVKEAPLHASKVMLVCPECDKPTRIKKTALASGAMARTCKKCGEIIDKDK from the coding sequence ATGCAACCGAAACTGCATGTCAAGAAAGGCGACACCGTAATTGTTCTTTCCGGTAAGGACAAGGGCAAAAAAGGTAAAGTAATAGAAGCGCTGCCGAAAAAAGGCAAGGTTGTCGTGGAGGGCGTCAACAAGGTCAAGCGTCACACCAAGCCGAGCCAGAAAATGCCCCAGGGCGGCATCCTGGTGAAGGAAGCGCCGCTCCACGCTTCCAAAGTAATGCTTGTCTGCCCCGAGTGCGACAAACCCACCCGGATTAAAAAGACGGCTTTGGCTAGTGGGGCCATGGCCCGGACTTGCAAAAAATGCGGTGAAATTATCGACAAGGACAAGTAA
- the rplE gene encoding 50S ribosomal protein L5 encodes MPRLKDKYYNEVAKQLMEKFGYKNVMEIPKIEKVVINMGVGDAVGNPKALDAAVNDLMAIAGQRPVITRAKKSIAAFKIRQGMAIGAKVTLRGDRMYEFLDKLFNVALPRVRDFRGVSPRAFDGRGNYTLGIKEQLIFPEIDYDKVEKIRGMDIVVVTTAKTDEEARELLRLMGMPFSA; translated from the coding sequence GTGCCGAGACTGAAAGATAAATATTACAACGAAGTGGCCAAACAACTCATGGAGAAGTTCGGCTACAAGAACGTCATGGAAATTCCGAAAATCGAAAAAGTGGTTATCAACATGGGCGTAGGTGATGCCGTCGGCAACCCCAAAGCCTTGGATGCCGCTGTGAATGATTTGATGGCTATTGCCGGTCAGCGACCGGTAATTACTAGAGCGAAAAAATCCATTGCCGCTTTCAAAATTCGTCAAGGCATGGCCATTGGAGCGAAAGTTACTTTGCGTGGCGACCGCATGTATGAGTTTCTTGACAAGCTCTTCAACGTGGCGCTGCCCCGCGTGCGCGACTTTCGCGGCGTAAGTCCCCGCGCTTTTGATGGCCGTGGCAACTACACCCTGGGTATTAAAGAGCAGCTTATTTTCCCGGAAATCGATTATGATAAAGTTGAAAAAATCCGCGGCATGGACATTGTGGTCGTAACCACCGCCAAGACGGACGAAGAAGCCCGTGAACTCTTGCGGCTGATGGGCATGCCGTTCAGCGCATAA
- a CDS encoding type Z 30S ribosomal protein S14 produces MAKKALIEKWKREPKFKVRKYNRCKICGRPHGYMRKFQMCRICFRELSYKGAIPGVTKASW; encoded by the coding sequence GTGGCCAAAAAGGCGTTAATTGAAAAGTGGAAGCGTGAACCAAAATTTAAAGTGCGCAAATACAACCGCTGCAAAATCTGTGGCCGTCCGCATGGTTATATGCGCAAGTTTCAAATGTGCCGTATCTGCTTTAGAGAGCTTAGCTACAAGGGTGCCATTCCAGGGGTAACCAAGGCAAGCTGGTAG
- the rplN gene encoding 50S ribosomal protein L14: protein MIQQQTMLNVADNSGAKQIMCIRVLGGSYRKYANIGDIIVASVKDATPGGVVKKGDVVKAVVVRSTKGLRRPDGSYIRFDDNAAVIIKEDKSPRGTRIFGPVARELRDKDFMKIISLAPEVI from the coding sequence ATGATCCAGCAGCAAACCATGCTGAATGTCGCTGATAATTCCGGGGCCAAACAAATCATGTGCATCCGGGTATTAGGCGGTTCATACCGCAAATATGCCAACATTGGTGATATTATCGTCGCTTCTGTCAAGGATGCTACGCCCGGTGGCGTAGTGAAGAAGGGCGACGTTGTCAAGGCCGTAGTCGTTCGTTCCACCAAAGGCCTGCGTCGCCCGGACGGTTCCTATATCCGCTTTGACGATAACGCCGCAGTTATTATTAAAGAAGATAAGAGCCCGAGAGGCACCCGTATCTTTGGACCGGTAGCGAGAGAACTGCGTGACAAAGACTTTATGAAAATTATCTCGCTGGCGCCGGAAGTAATCTAG
- the rpsQ gene encoding 30S ribosomal protein S17 produces the protein MTERNERKTRIGKVVSDKMDKTVVVAVERLEQHPLYNKAVKKTSKFKAHDENNECREGDTVKIMETRPLSKEKRWRVVEILERAK, from the coding sequence GTGACCGAAAGAAACGAGCGCAAGACCCGTATCGGCAAAGTGGTCAGCGATAAAATGGATAAAACAGTTGTGGTTGCCGTTGAACGGCTAGAGCAGCACCCGCTGTACAACAAAGCCGTGAAAAAGACCTCGAAGTTTAAGGCCCATGACGAAAACAACGAATGTCGCGAAGGCGACACCGTCAAAATTATGGAAACCCGTCCGCTTTCCAAAGAAAAACGCTGGCGAGTAGTTGAAATTCTCGAACGGGCCAAATAA
- the rplP gene encoding 50S ribosomal protein L16 yields the protein MLIPKRVKHRKQFRGRMTGKANKGNTVTHGQYGLVALEPAWITNRQIEAARIAMTRYIKRGGKVWIKIFPDKPITAKPAETRMGSGKGSPEYWVAVVKPGRVMFEMDGVTEEVAKEAMRLAAHKLPIKTKFVKREDAPEVQQEVGGEVDEG from the coding sequence ATGCTAATTCCGAAGCGTGTAAAGCATCGTAAACAATTCCGTGGCCGTATGACCGGCAAAGCCAATAAAGGCAATACGGTCACCCATGGCCAGTATGGCCTGGTGGCGCTCGAACCGGCCTGGATTACCAACCGCCAAATCGAAGCCGCCCGTATCGCGATGACCCGTTATATCAAACGGGGCGGTAAAGTGTGGATTAAAATTTTCCCTGACAAGCCCATTACCGCCAAGCCGGCTGAAACCCGGATGGGTAGCGGTAAAGGTTCGCCGGAATACTGGGTAGCGGTTGTCAAACCCGGTCGCGTCATGTTCGAGATGGATGGCGTGACCGAAGAAGTCGCGAAAGAAGCCATGCGTCTTGCTGCGCACAAATTGCCGATTAAAACCAAGTTTGTCAAGCGGGAGGACGCTCCGGAAGTTCAGCAGGAAGTGGGTGGTGAAGTAGATGAAGGCTAA
- the rpsS gene encoding 30S ribosomal protein S19, which produces MSRSVKKGPYVHESLLKKIKAMNEKNEKKVIKTWSRASTILPSFVGHTIAVHDGRKHVPVYITEDMVGHKLGEFAPTRTFKGHAGSKVERSTSLK; this is translated from the coding sequence GTGTCCAGATCGGTTAAAAAAGGACCGTATGTTCATGAAAGCCTGCTCAAAAAGATTAAGGCCATGAATGAAAAAAATGAGAAAAAAGTAATTAAAACCTGGTCGCGCGCTTCCACCATTCTTCCCAGCTTTGTCGGCCACACCATTGCCGTTCACGACGGACGCAAGCATGTGCCGGTATATATTACCGAAGATATGGTCGGCCACAAATTGGGCGAATTCGCGCCGACCCGCACTTTTAAAGGTCATGCCGGCAGCAAGGTCGAGCGCTCCACATCATTGAAATAG
- the rplV gene encoding 50S ribosomal protein L22, with product MEARAVAKYIRIAPRKVRIVVDLIRGKNVGEAFAILKHTPKVASEVVAKVLKSAVANAEHNYDMNADKLYVAEAYVDQGPTLKRIHPRSRGQAFKILKRTSHVTVVVKER from the coding sequence ATGGAAGCTAGGGCAGTAGCCAAATATATCCGCATTGCGCCGCGCAAGGTTCGCATCGTCGTCGACCTGATCCGCGGCAAAAACGTAGGCGAAGCTTTTGCGATTTTAAAGCATACCCCGAAAGTCGCATCCGAAGTGGTCGCCAAAGTCCTCAAATCGGCAGTTGCCAACGCTGAGCACAACTATGACATGAACGCCGACAAGCTTTACGTTGCGGAAGCCTATGTCGACCAAGGGCCGACGCTGAAGCGCATCCATCCCCGCTCCCGCGGACAGGCTTTTAAAATCCTGAAGCGCACCAGCCATGTGACGGTTGTTGTGAAAGAGAGATAA
- the rplB gene encoding 50S ribosomal protein L2 has protein sequence MPVKTFKPYAPGRRFMTVASFEEITTDKPERSLVERLKKHGGRNQQGRITVRHQGGGHKRLYRIIDFKRNKDGIPAKVATIEYDPNRSARIALLHYVDGEKRYIIAPNGLKVGDVVMSGPDADIKIGNALPLKNIPVGTMVHNVELKIGKGAQLVRSAGAAAQLMAKEGNYALLRLPSGELRKVHVNCRATIGQVGNLEHENITIGKAGRSRWLGIRPANRGVAMNPVDHPHGGGEGRSPVGRKRPVTPWGKAAMGVKTRKKKKASDRLIVKRRK, from the coding sequence ATGCCAGTAAAAACTTTTAAACCTTATGCTCCCGGCCGGCGCTTCATGACGGTGGCCAGCTTTGAAGAAATCACCACCGACAAACCGGAGCGTTCGCTTGTTGAGCGTCTGAAAAAACACGGCGGCCGCAACCAGCAAGGCCGCATTACCGTAAGACACCAGGGCGGCGGCCACAAGCGCCTGTACCGCATTATCGACTTTAAGCGCAACAAAGACGGTATTCCGGCCAAAGTCGCCACCATTGAGTACGATCCCAACCGTTCGGCCCGCATCGCGCTGCTGCACTATGTGGACGGCGAAAAGCGCTATATCATTGCTCCAAACGGTCTTAAAGTCGGGGACGTCGTCATGAGCGGTCCGGACGCTGACATCAAGATCGGCAACGCGCTGCCGCTGAAAAATATCCCCGTTGGTACCATGGTTCACAATGTTGAGTTAAAAATCGGCAAAGGCGCCCAATTGGTCCGCTCCGCCGGTGCTGCCGCTCAGCTTATGGCCAAGGAAGGCAACTATGCCCTCTTGCGTCTCCCGTCCGGCGAACTACGTAAAGTGCATGTCAACTGCCGGGCAACCATTGGTCAAGTGGGTAACCTGGAACATGAGAACATTACGATCGGTAAAGCCGGCCGCTCCCGTTGGCTGGGCATTCGTCCCGCCAACCGCGGGGTAGCGATGAACCCTGTCGACCATCCCCATGGCGGTGGCGAAGGCCGTTCGCCGGTTGGTCGCAAACGTCCGGTTACGCCTTGGGGCAAAGCGGCAATGGGTGTTAAGACTCGCAAAAAGAAGAAAGCTTCTGACCGTTTGATCGTCAAGAGAAGAAAGTAG